The Geobacillus stearothermophilus ATCC 12980 genome contains a region encoding:
- the mscL gene encoding large conductance mechanosensitive channel protein MscL, giving the protein MWNEFKKFAVRGNVIDLAVGVIIGGAFGKIVSSLVNDIIMPLVGLLLGGINFSGLSWKVGKAEVKYGAFIQTVVDFLIIAFSIFLFVKLINTLYERVKKQEEVKETAPTLTKEEELLTEIRDLLKQQRETL; this is encoded by the coding sequence ATGTGGAACGAGTTTAAAAAATTCGCCGTCCGCGGCAATGTCATCGACTTGGCCGTCGGGGTCATTATCGGCGGGGCATTTGGCAAAATCGTTTCTTCGCTCGTCAATGACATCATCATGCCGCTCGTCGGCTTATTGTTGGGAGGCATCAATTTCAGCGGCCTGTCGTGGAAAGTCGGCAAAGCGGAAGTGAAATATGGGGCGTTTATCCAAACGGTCGTCGATTTTTTGATCATCGCGTTTTCGATTTTCCTGTTTGTGAAATTGATCAACACGCTGTATGAACGGGTGAAAAAGCAGGAAGAGGTGAAGGAAACCGCGCCGACGCTAACGAAAGAGGAGGAGCTATTGACAGAGATTCGCGATTTGTTAAAGCAGCAGCGGGAAACGCTGTGA